From Sphingomonas nostoxanthinifaciens, a single genomic window includes:
- a CDS encoding EF-hand domain-containing protein yields MWRYLVGMLAGVLLVGGGVLLWGGGTGPHRARLAALGNMAAAANIEDVPEPPAASEKTREEKRFSRYDHDKDGNVSRDEFLAARHKAFAKLDTNSDGRLDFDEYAIKTTKRFADADADHDGKLVAAEFAATKIARKTRPRTACAPDAAPREAVDDT; encoded by the coding sequence ATGTGGCGCTATCTGGTTGGGATGCTCGCGGGCGTGCTGCTGGTCGGTGGCGGCGTGCTGCTGTGGGGTGGTGGCACCGGCCCGCATCGTGCGCGGCTGGCCGCGCTGGGCAATATGGCGGCCGCTGCAAATATCGAAGACGTGCCCGAGCCGCCCGCCGCCAGCGAGAAGACGCGCGAGGAGAAACGATTCTCGCGCTACGATCACGACAAGGACGGGAATGTCAGCCGCGACGAATTCCTCGCCGCGCGCCACAAGGCGTTCGCCAAGCTGGACACCAACAGTGATGGCCGGCTCGATTTCGACGAATATGCGATCAAGACCACAAAGCGCTTCGCCGATGCGGATGCCGATCATGACGGCAAGCTCGTCGCCGCCGAATTCGCCGCCACGAAGATCGCCCGCAAGACGCGGCCACGCACCGCCTGCGCGCCCGATGCCGCGCCGCGCGAAGCCGTCGACGACACCTGA